The Sphingomicrobium sp. genome has a window encoding:
- a CDS encoding [protein-PII] uridylyltransferase, translated as MSFLDINNRRALIDRRAVADRLSALPPGVDLLQSAVPVLADALAIGRREVARRLLERPGDGRSAARATAFLHDQLVRLAYEFVCERILEKPCGGIALVGLGGTGRGEMAPFSDVDLMFLTRTAPGPDQEEAARAVLHLLWDMKLKVGHSVRSVAQLIALAKKDMTVRTAFLEARWLWGDEKLFDAANARFQREIVAGTAAEFAAAKLAERDERHVKMGDSRYVVEPNVKDGKGGLRDLHTLYWIGKYVHGVERPADLVGAGLLTAAEFQRFDRAERFFWSVRCHLHQLGGRPEERLSFEYQPRIAEIMRYAERPGKSAVERFMQFYFINAKTVGDLTGLFLAQLDEQMGKKGFRFALPTIRRRPRRLGGFVLDRGRISIPNDGFFREQPLRLLELFALAAREQLEVHPTAMRAAIRDASLIDGELRRDPRANALFLEVLTCINRPEIVLRWMNEAGVFGRFIPDFGRVVAQMQFDMYHHYTVDEHSIRAIGLLAQIERGELKADHPLSTAILQRQISSRRLLYVAVLLHDIAKGRGGDHSELGAEIALKLCPRLGLDPAETETVAWLVRHHLLLSSTAFKRDLADPKTIEDFVRQVQSPERLRLLLALTVVDIRAVGPGVWNEWKRSLLRTLFEAAEERLRLGHKQHGRTELVRARQQELADALNWKATAVRAHVRRLPDSYWLAEPLPWQLANARQVADAEARIGDRQPSVVVEDDPESGATRVSVFTPDREGLFYRICAGLASAGANIIDARIHTTTDGMALDNLLVLDGRGTPYGERRQQIRLLRAVEKALTSEKPPLLPSPKTSSKVAAFDVAAFVAIAERASTRTTVVEVNALDRPALLAALTAAIYECGHKIHSAHIATFGERAVDVFYLTTGRGTKLKGEEIAALRARLLAAATDPAAAKGA; from the coding sequence ATGAGCTTCCTCGACATCAACAACCGCCGCGCGCTGATCGACCGCCGTGCCGTTGCCGACCGTCTGTCCGCCTTGCCGCCGGGCGTCGACCTCCTCCAGTCTGCGGTGCCGGTGCTCGCCGATGCGCTCGCCATCGGCCGCCGGGAAGTCGCACGCCGCTTGCTCGAGCGCCCCGGCGACGGCCGTTCCGCAGCGCGCGCAACCGCCTTCCTGCACGACCAGCTGGTCCGCCTGGCTTATGAGTTCGTCTGCGAACGCATTCTCGAAAAGCCCTGCGGCGGCATCGCGCTGGTCGGCCTCGGCGGCACCGGGCGCGGCGAGATGGCGCCGTTCAGCGACGTCGACCTGATGTTTCTCACCCGAACGGCGCCCGGGCCCGACCAGGAGGAAGCTGCGCGCGCCGTCCTCCATTTGCTGTGGGACATGAAGCTCAAGGTCGGCCATTCCGTCCGCTCCGTCGCCCAGCTGATCGCGCTTGCGAAGAAGGACATGACGGTGCGCACCGCCTTCCTCGAAGCGCGTTGGCTGTGGGGCGACGAAAAGCTTTTCGATGCCGCAAACGCCCGTTTCCAGCGCGAGATCGTCGCCGGCACCGCGGCTGAATTCGCGGCCGCCAAGCTTGCCGAGCGCGACGAGCGCCACGTGAAGATGGGCGACAGCCGCTATGTCGTCGAACCTAACGTCAAGGACGGCAAGGGCGGCCTTCGCGACCTCCACACCCTCTACTGGATCGGCAAGTACGTCCACGGCGTCGAGCGGCCCGCCGACCTCGTCGGTGCGGGACTTCTAACCGCCGCCGAGTTCCAGCGCTTCGACCGCGCCGAGCGATTCTTCTGGTCGGTGCGCTGCCACCTGCACCAGCTCGGCGGGCGACCCGAAGAGCGGCTGAGCTTCGAATATCAGCCGCGCATCGCCGAGATTATGCGCTACGCCGAGCGGCCGGGGAAATCCGCCGTCGAGCGGTTCATGCAATTCTACTTCATCAACGCGAAGACCGTCGGCGATTTGACCGGCCTGTTCCTCGCCCAGCTCGACGAGCAGATGGGCAAGAAGGGGTTCCGCTTCGCGCTTCCGACGATCAGGCGACGCCCTCGGCGGCTCGGCGGGTTCGTCCTCGACCGCGGGCGTATCTCGATCCCAAACGACGGCTTCTTCCGTGAACAGCCGCTGCGCCTGCTCGAGCTCTTCGCCCTCGCCGCGCGGGAGCAGCTTGAGGTCCATCCGACGGCCATGCGCGCGGCCATCCGCGATGCATCGCTCATCGACGGCGAGCTCCGCCGCGATCCGCGCGCCAACGCTTTGTTCCTCGAAGTCCTCACCTGCATCAACAGGCCGGAAATCGTGCTCCGCTGGATGAACGAAGCGGGCGTGTTCGGGCGCTTCATTCCCGACTTCGGCCGGGTCGTCGCGCAGATGCAGTTCGACATGTACCATCATTATACGGTCGACGAGCATTCGATCCGCGCCATCGGCCTCCTCGCGCAGATCGAGCGCGGCGAGCTGAAGGCGGACCATCCGCTTTCGACCGCGATCCTGCAGCGGCAGATCTCGTCGCGGCGCTTGCTCTATGTCGCCGTGCTTCTCCACGACATCGCCAAGGGCCGCGGCGGCGACCACAGCGAATTGGGCGCCGAGATCGCGCTCAAGCTGTGTCCGCGGCTCGGCCTCGACCCGGCGGAGACGGAGACCGTCGCCTGGCTGGTCCGCCATCACCTGCTGCTATCCTCGACGGCCTTCAAACGCGACCTCGCCGACCCCAAGACGATCGAGGATTTCGTGCGCCAGGTGCAAAGCCCGGAGCGTCTCCGCCTGCTCCTCGCGCTCACCGTCGTCGACATCCGCGCCGTCGGTCCCGGCGTCTGGAACGAGTGGAAGCGCTCGCTGCTGCGGACCCTGTTCGAGGCTGCCGAAGAACGGCTGCGGCTCGGCCACAAGCAGCACGGCCGCACCGAACTGGTTCGCGCTCGCCAGCAAGAACTGGCCGACGCACTCAATTGGAAAGCGACCGCGGTACGCGCTCACGTAAGGCGGCTGCCCGACAGCTATTGGCTGGCCGAGCCCTTGCCGTGGCAGCTCGCCAACGCCCGCCAGGTCGCCGACGCCGAAGCACGGATCGGCGATCGCCAGCCGAGCGTCGTCGTCGAGGACGATCCCGAAAGCGGCGCGACGCGGGTCAGCGTCTTCACCCCCGACCGGGAAGGGCTCTTCTACCGCATCTGCGCCGGCCTCGCGTCGGCAGGCGCGAACATCATCGATGCACGCATTCACACGACGACGGACGGCATGGCGCTCGACAATTTGCTGGTGCTCGACGGCCGCGGCACGCCTTATGGCGAACGCCGCCAGCAGATTCGCCTGTTGCGTGCCGTCGAAAAGGCGCTGACCAGCGAAAAGCCGCCGCTGCTCCCGTCCCCCAAAACGTCGAGCAAGGTCGCGGCCTTCGACGTGGCAGCGTTCGTCGCCATCGCCGAGCGCGCCTCGACGCGCACGACGGTGGTCGAGGTCAATGCGCTCGACCGCCCTGCGCTTCTCGCGGCGCTCACGGCCGCCATCTACGAGTGCGGCCACAAAATTCACTCGGCCCATATCGCCACGTTCGGCGAGCGCGCTGTCGACGTCTTCTACCTGACGACGGGGCGCGGGACCAAGCTGAAGGGCGAGGAAATCGCCGCGCTGCGGGCGCGCCTGCTCGCTGCCGCGACCGACCCGGCCGCAGCCAAGGGCGCATAA
- a CDS encoding bifunctional (p)ppGpp synthetase/guanosine-3',5'-bis(diphosphate) 3'-pyrophosphohydrolase, whose product MLRQYELVEKVRSYDPDADEGLINRAYVFSMKAHGDQQRASGDPYFSHPIEVAGILTDLKLDDQTIATAILHDTIEDTVATPQEIEKLFGKDVARLVDGVTKLSKIEAQSENERAAENLRKFLLALSDDIRVLLVKLADRLHNMRTLHHIKNEDKRRRIARETMDIYAPLAERIGMYEMMTEMQTLAFGELEPDAFASIMRRLKQLTEAGGDLVNRIGLGLQLYLADNGLEAEVTGRQKHPFSIWKKMAERHISFEQLSDVMAFRIIVDDEAGCYRALGLIHRRWPMVPGRFKDYISTPKRNGYRSLHTSVIHDSKMRIEVQIRSRDMHDQAERGLAAHWAYKEGKPKGEMNIPWVDDLVEILDHADSPEELLEHTRMAMYQDRIFAFTPKGELIQLPKGATPVDFAYAVHTDLGDRTVGAKVNGRVVPLRTMLENGDQVEILASEAQHPQPSWLRFVATGKARAGVRRFVRHKEREETIELGRKIYDEIVQRLPEEVTKETLKRALKKLKIESQDELMIAIARKRVRDEVLMEALAPGSAGSDVAPRPIGQRKAISIKGLTAGVAYHLADCCHPIPGDRIVGLRREDEEIEVHVIGCDTLASGIDADWLDLAWGEGSDGGAARLAIILRDIPGALGTMSGILGAKHANIVNLQLVHRDGSFQTFHLDIEVHDLAHLHAIIAALRDAEPISSVERI is encoded by the coding sequence GTGCTGCGCCAATATGAACTCGTCGAAAAGGTGCGGTCCTACGATCCGGATGCGGACGAAGGGCTGATCAACCGCGCCTATGTCTTCTCGATGAAGGCGCACGGAGACCAGCAGCGCGCCTCGGGCGATCCCTATTTCAGCCACCCGATCGAGGTCGCGGGCATTCTCACGGACCTCAAGCTCGACGACCAGACCATCGCCACCGCCATTCTCCACGACACGATCGAGGATACGGTCGCGACGCCGCAGGAGATCGAGAAGCTGTTCGGCAAGGACGTCGCGCGGCTCGTCGACGGCGTCACCAAGCTCAGCAAGATCGAGGCGCAGTCGGAAAACGAGCGCGCCGCCGAGAATCTGCGCAAGTTCCTGCTCGCGCTTTCCGACGACATTCGCGTGCTGCTCGTGAAGCTCGCCGACCGGCTCCACAACATGCGCACGCTCCACCACATCAAGAATGAGGACAAGCGCCGTCGCATCGCCCGCGAGACGATGGATATCTATGCGCCGCTCGCCGAGCGGATCGGCATGTACGAGATGATGACCGAGATGCAGACGCTGGCGTTCGGCGAGCTGGAACCCGATGCCTTCGCCTCGATCATGCGCCGCCTCAAGCAGCTGACCGAGGCCGGCGGCGACCTCGTCAACCGCATCGGTCTCGGCCTGCAGCTCTACCTCGCCGACAACGGTCTCGAAGCCGAGGTCACCGGCCGCCAGAAGCACCCCTTTTCGATCTGGAAGAAGATGGCCGAGCGGCACATCAGCTTCGAACAATTGTCGGACGTCATGGCCTTCAGGATCATCGTCGACGACGAGGCCGGCTGCTACCGCGCGCTCGGTCTGATCCACCGCCGCTGGCCGATGGTCCCGGGCCGCTTCAAGGATTATATCTCGACGCCCAAGCGCAACGGCTACCGCTCGCTTCACACCTCCGTCATCCACGATTCCAAGATGCGGATCGAAGTGCAGATCCGCAGCCGCGACATGCACGACCAGGCAGAGCGCGGCCTTGCCGCCCACTGGGCGTACAAGGAGGGCAAGCCCAAGGGCGAGATGAACATTCCGTGGGTCGACGACCTCGTTGAGATCCTCGACCATGCCGACAGCCCCGAAGAGCTGCTCGAGCACACCCGGATGGCGATGTACCAGGACCGGATCTTCGCCTTCACGCCGAAGGGCGAGCTGATCCAGCTCCCCAAGGGCGCGACGCCGGTCGATTTCGCCTACGCCGTTCACACCGACCTCGGCGACCGGACCGTCGGCGCCAAGGTCAACGGCCGCGTCGTTCCCTTGCGCACCATGCTGGAGAATGGCGACCAGGTCGAAATTCTCGCGTCGGAAGCGCAGCACCCGCAGCCGTCCTGGCTGCGCTTCGTCGCCACGGGCAAGGCGCGTGCCGGCGTTCGCCGCTTCGTCCGCCACAAGGAGCGCGAGGAGACGATCGAGCTCGGCCGCAAGATCTACGACGAGATCGTCCAACGCCTCCCCGAAGAGGTCACGAAAGAGACGCTGAAGCGAGCGCTGAAGAAGCTGAAGATCGAAAGCCAGGATGAGCTGATGATCGCCATCGCCCGCAAGCGCGTGCGCGACGAAGTGCTAATGGAGGCGCTCGCGCCGGGTTCAGCGGGCAGCGACGTCGCGCCGCGGCCGATCGGCCAGCGTAAGGCCATCTCGATCAAGGGCCTGACCGCCGGCGTTGCCTATCACCTTGCCGATTGCTGCCACCCCATTCCCGGCGACCGCATCGTCGGCCTCCGCCGCGAGGACGAAGAGATCGAAGTCCATGTGATCGGCTGCGACACGCTGGCGAGCGGGATCGACGCCGATTGGCTCGACCTTGCTTGGGGCGAAGGTTCGGACGGCGGCGCCGCGCGCCTCGCGATCATCCTTCGCGACATCCCCGGCGCGCTCGGCACCATGTCGGGCATCCTCGGCGCCAAGCACGCCAATATCGTCAACCTGCAGCTGGTCCATCGCGACGGCAGCTTCCAGACCTTCCACCTCGACATCGAGGTGCACGATCTGGCGCACCTTCACGCCATCATCGCAGCCTTGCGCGATGCCGAGCCGATCAGCTCGGTCGAACGGATCTAG
- a CDS encoding NADP-dependent malic enzyme, protein MSESNIKYTESEALDFHSQGRPGKLEIVASKPMATQRDLSLAYSPGVAVPVRRIAEDPGCAYDFTSKGNLVAVISNGTAILGLGNLGALASKPVMEGKAVLFKRFADVDAIDLELKTEDCDKFIDAVELLEPSFGGINLEDIAAPDCFIIEQTLRERMNIPVFHDDQHGTAIITAAGLINACHLTGRNLGDIKVVVNGAGAAAIACTELIKAMGVRHDNVIMCDRKGVIRKSRTDLDQWKSAHAVETDKETLAEALVGADVFLGLSAAGALKPEMVKTMAQEPIIFAMANPDPEIWPPDAKEVRPDAIIATGRSDFPNQVNNVLGFPFIFRGALDVRATAINDAMKIAAAEALAELAREPVPEEVAAAYGGRSQSFGRDYIIPAPFDPRLMEVVASAVAEAAVQSGVAQKPIANMESYRQELRARLNPTVAVMSLAYESARANPMRVLFAEGEEPNVLRAAIAFKEGGYGTPVLVGREDVYDLLAEMGVDNPREYEVLNSRNSPLVGRAVDYLYGKHQRAGMLQREIERLVNQDRNYFAAAMLSLGEADAMITGTTRPFSQSLKQVRTVIDDEPGATPFGINVVVGRGHTVLIADTAVTERPTAEQYAAIALRSSAFARRMGLEPRVAFTSYTTFGNPPGMHIEGLREAVRILDGFKADFEFEGEMAPDVALNYEMQKRYYPFTRLSGPANILVMPGLQSASLSAKLLRELGGESVLGPYILGLERPVQIAPMTASASDLVMLAVLAAGDAQARQQRVAARR, encoded by the coding sequence ATGTCCGAAAGCAACATCAAATATACCGAATCCGAGGCGCTCGACTTCCATTCGCAGGGGCGGCCGGGGAAGCTGGAAATCGTCGCCTCGAAGCCGATGGCGACGCAGCGCGACCTCAGCCTCGCTTATTCGCCTGGCGTCGCGGTGCCGGTGCGCAGGATCGCCGAGGACCCGGGTTGCGCCTACGACTTCACGAGCAAGGGCAATCTCGTCGCGGTGATTTCCAACGGAACCGCGATCCTCGGGCTCGGCAATCTGGGCGCCTTGGCCTCGAAGCCCGTGATGGAAGGCAAGGCGGTGCTGTTCAAGCGCTTCGCCGACGTCGACGCGATCGACCTCGAGCTGAAGACCGAGGATTGCGACAAGTTCATCGACGCGGTCGAGCTTCTCGAACCGAGCTTCGGCGGCATCAACCTCGAGGACATTGCCGCGCCCGACTGCTTCATCATCGAGCAGACGCTGCGCGAGCGGATGAACATTCCGGTCTTCCACGACGACCAGCACGGGACGGCGATCATCACGGCGGCGGGGCTGATCAATGCCTGCCACCTGACGGGCCGCAATCTGGGGGACATCAAGGTGGTGGTGAACGGCGCCGGCGCCGCCGCGATCGCCTGCACCGAGCTCATCAAGGCCATGGGCGTGCGCCACGACAATGTGATCATGTGCGACCGCAAGGGCGTGATTCGCAAAAGCCGGACCGACCTCGACCAGTGGAAGTCGGCCCATGCGGTGGAGACGGACAAGGAGACCTTGGCCGAGGCGCTGGTCGGCGCCGACGTGTTCCTGGGGCTGTCCGCTGCCGGGGCGCTGAAGCCCGAGATGGTCAAGACCATGGCCCAAGAGCCGATCATCTTCGCCATGGCCAATCCGGATCCCGAAATCTGGCCACCTGACGCCAAGGAAGTGCGCCCCGACGCGATCATCGCCACGGGGCGGTCGGACTTCCCGAACCAGGTGAACAACGTCCTTGGCTTCCCGTTCATCTTCCGCGGCGCGCTGGACGTGCGGGCGACGGCGATCAACGATGCGATGAAGATTGCCGCCGCCGAAGCGCTTGCCGAGCTGGCCCGCGAGCCGGTGCCCGAGGAAGTGGCGGCGGCTTATGGAGGGCGCTCGCAGAGCTTCGGCCGCGACTATATCATCCCCGCGCCCTTCGATCCGCGGCTGATGGAGGTCGTCGCTTCGGCGGTCGCCGAAGCCGCGGTGCAAAGCGGCGTTGCGCAGAAGCCGATCGCCAACATGGAAAGCTACCGTCAGGAGCTTCGCGCACGGCTCAACCCAACCGTGGCGGTGATGAGCCTTGCCTATGAAAGCGCGCGCGCCAATCCGATGCGGGTGCTGTTCGCCGAAGGCGAGGAGCCGAACGTGCTCCGCGCGGCAATCGCGTTCAAGGAAGGCGGCTACGGGACGCCGGTGCTGGTCGGGCGCGAGGACGTCTACGACTTGCTCGCCGAGATGGGCGTTGACAATCCGCGCGAGTATGAAGTGCTGAACAGCCGCAATTCGCCGCTGGTCGGGCGCGCCGTCGATTATCTCTATGGCAAGCATCAGCGCGCCGGCATGTTGCAGCGCGAGATCGAGCGGCTCGTCAACCAGGACCGCAATTATTTTGCCGCGGCGATGCTGTCGCTCGGTGAGGCGGACGCGATGATCACCGGCACTACGCGGCCATTCAGCCAGTCGCTGAAGCAAGTCCGAACCGTCATCGACGACGAGCCCGGCGCGACGCCGTTCGGGATCAACGTCGTGGTCGGGCGCGGCCATACGGTGCTGATTGCCGACACTGCGGTGACCGAGCGGCCGACCGCTGAGCAATATGCGGCCATCGCCCTGCGCTCGTCGGCATTCGCGCGGCGGATGGGGCTGGAGCCGCGCGTCGCCTTCACCAGCTACACGACCTTCGGCAACCCGCCCGGCATGCACATCGAGGGCCTGCGCGAGGCGGTGCGGATCCTCGACGGCTTCAAGGCCGACTTCGAATTTGAAGGCGAAATGGCGCCGGATGTCGCGCTGAATTACGAGATGCAGAAGCGCTATTATCCGTTCACGCGCCTGTCCGGCCCGGCGAACATCCTTGTCATGCCGGGCCTGCAGTCGGCGAGCCTTTCGGCGAAGCTGCTGCGCGAGCTGGGCGGGGAAAGCGTGCTTGGGCCCTACATCCTGGGGCTGGAGCGGCCGGTGCAGATCGCGCCGATGACCGCGAGCGCGTCGGACCTGGTGATGCTTGCGGTTCTTGCCGCGGGCGACGCGCAGGCGCGCCAGCAACGGGTCGCCGCGCGGCGCTAG
- the mutS gene encoding DNA mismatch repair protein MutS, with product MMVQYKRLKEEAGDALLFYRMGDFFELFFDDAKAAAACLDIALTKRGEDAGEPIPMCGVPVHSAEAYLARLIKAGHRVAIAEQTESPAEARKARGSKALVDRAIIRLVTPGTLTEETLLESAAANWLAAIGRAGDNWAIAAADISTGRFELVSCGPGELAAELARISAAETIADTPIPGVRCGNGKGGFDSLAGERALKTRFGVSTLDGLGSPSRAELAAAGGLLSYLDATQKGAGILLDAPRRISRAAHMAIDSATRESLELTRSTTGGVAGSLLGEIDRCQTAAGRRLLCEDIAAPLTDSSAIDQRLALVAWLHEDAIRGQRVRGALKAMPDFARALARLAAGRGSPRDLALLRDGLAAADALKRELEGEPDRPLLLENLAPRLGGHEGLVQQYSRALVPSPPIDASKGGYIAEGYDAGLDALRDAASNGRRAIASLEARYRDSTGISSLKIRHNAVLGYHVEVSAKHADRLMAPDSGFTHRQTLAGVVRFNSPELHDEASRVIEAGGHALAAEAAHAEELTALAVAAAPQITATAEAIARIDVAAGHAHRAAEGGWCRPSLTSQACLEIEGGRHPVVEAALKGSGERFIANDLSLGPSDRLWLITGPNMGGKSTFLRQTALIAVLAQAGSFVPATRAKVGIVDRLFSRVGASDNLARGRSTFMVEMVESAAILAQATPSSLVILDEIGRGTSTYDGLAIAWAVVEAMHDQLKCRTLFATHYHELTRLAGRLDCLSLHHVRAREWKGDLVLLHEVAGGAADRSYGIAVAKLAGLPPAVVSRARSVLAKLEAGRDATGGIAAGLDDLPLFAAAAEPEQGPDPLAAALDAIDPDALAPRDALEALYRLKRIAAERGA from the coding sequence ATGATGGTGCAATACAAGCGCCTGAAGGAAGAAGCGGGCGACGCTTTGCTCTTCTATCGCATGGGCGATTTCTTCGAACTCTTCTTCGACGATGCGAAGGCTGCCGCGGCCTGCCTCGATATCGCGCTCACCAAGCGCGGCGAGGATGCCGGCGAACCGATCCCCATGTGCGGCGTGCCGGTCCATTCCGCTGAGGCCTATCTCGCGCGGCTGATCAAGGCCGGTCACCGCGTCGCCATTGCCGAGCAGACCGAGAGCCCGGCCGAGGCACGTAAGGCGCGCGGGTCGAAAGCGCTGGTCGACCGCGCCATCATCCGCCTCGTCACGCCCGGCACGCTGACGGAGGAGACGCTCCTCGAATCGGCAGCGGCCAACTGGCTGGCGGCGATCGGCCGCGCCGGCGACAATTGGGCCATTGCCGCCGCGGACATTTCGACCGGACGATTCGAGCTGGTCAGCTGCGGGCCAGGCGAGCTCGCGGCGGAGCTGGCGCGGATCTCGGCCGCCGAGACGATTGCCGACACGCCGATCCCCGGCGTCCGCTGCGGCAACGGCAAGGGCGGGTTCGACAGCCTGGCCGGCGAACGCGCGCTCAAGACCCGCTTCGGCGTCTCGACTCTCGATGGCCTCGGCTCCCCGTCCCGGGCGGAACTCGCCGCGGCGGGCGGGCTCCTCTCCTACCTCGACGCGACCCAGAAAGGCGCCGGCATCCTGCTCGATGCGCCGCGCCGGATCAGCCGCGCCGCGCATATGGCCATCGACAGCGCCACTCGCGAAAGCCTGGAACTGACCCGCTCCACGACCGGCGGCGTGGCGGGCAGCCTGCTCGGCGAGATAGACCGCTGCCAGACCGCCGCCGGCCGCCGCCTTCTGTGCGAGGACATTGCGGCCCCGCTGACCGACAGCAGCGCGATCGATCAGCGCCTCGCATTGGTCGCCTGGCTCCACGAGGACGCAATCCGCGGCCAGCGAGTGCGTGGCGCGCTGAAGGCGATGCCCGACTTCGCCCGCGCCCTCGCCCGTCTCGCTGCCGGCCGCGGCTCCCCGCGCGACCTCGCCTTGCTTCGCGACGGCCTCGCCGCCGCCGATGCGCTCAAGCGCGAACTGGAAGGCGAGCCCGACCGCCCGCTGCTGCTCGAAAATCTTGCTCCGCGCCTCGGCGGCCACGAAGGACTCGTCCAACAATATTCCCGCGCGCTCGTCCCCTCGCCGCCGATCGATGCGTCCAAGGGCGGCTATATCGCCGAAGGCTATGACGCCGGCCTCGATGCCTTGCGCGACGCCGCCTCGAACGGCCGCCGCGCTATCGCCTCACTCGAAGCCCGCTACCGTGACTCGACCGGCATCAGTTCGCTGAAGATCCGGCACAATGCGGTGCTCGGCTACCATGTCGAAGTGTCGGCCAAGCACGCCGACCGCCTGATGGCGCCCGACAGTGGCTTCACCCATCGCCAGACGCTCGCCGGCGTGGTCCGCTTCAATTCGCCCGAGCTTCACGACGAAGCGAGCCGGGTCATCGAAGCGGGCGGTCACGCGCTCGCCGCCGAAGCCGCCCATGCGGAGGAGTTGACGGCGCTCGCCGTCGCCGCCGCGCCGCAGATCACTGCCACTGCCGAAGCCATCGCCCGCATCGACGTCGCGGCCGGCCACGCCCATCGTGCCGCCGAGGGCGGCTGGTGCCGCCCGAGCCTCACCAGCCAGGCGTGCCTCGAGATCGAGGGGGGCCGCCACCCGGTCGTGGAGGCGGCGCTGAAGGGCAGCGGCGAGCGCTTCATCGCCAACGATCTGTCGCTCGGGCCCAGCGACCGCCTGTGGCTGATCACCGGGCCGAACATGGGCGGCAAGTCGACATTCCTCCGCCAGACCGCCCTGATCGCCGTCCTCGCCCAGGCCGGCAGCTTCGTCCCAGCGACCCGCGCAAAGGTCGGCATCGTCGACCGCCTGTTCAGCCGCGTGGGCGCGTCCGACAATCTCGCGCGCGGCCGCTCGACCTTCATGGTCGAAATGGTCGAAAGCGCCGCGATCCTGGCGCAGGCAACGCCGAGCAGCCTCGTCATCCTCGACGAGATCGGCCGCGGCACCTCGACCTACGACGGCCTCGCGATCGCCTGGGCCGTCGTCGAGGCGATGCACGACCAGCTCAAGTGCCGCACTTTGTTCGCGACCCATTATCATGAGCTGACGCGTCTCGCGGGGCGGCTCGACTGCCTCTCCCTCCATCACGTGCGGGCGCGGGAGTGGAAGGGCGACCTGGTCCTTCTCCACGAAGTGGCGGGCGGCGCGGCCGACCGCAGCTACGGTATCGCCGTCGCCAAGCTGGCGGGCCTGCCACCCGCGGTCGTGAGCCGCGCCCGCTCGGTGCTCGCCAAGCTCGAAGCAGGCCGCGACGCCACCGGGGGCATCGCTGCGGGCCTCGACGATTTGCCTTTGTTTGCCGCCGCGGCCGAGCCGGAGCAGGGCCCCGACCCGCTCGCGGCCGCGCTCGACGCCATCGACCCCGACGCCCTCGCCCCGCGTGATGCGTTGGAAGCCCTCTACCGGCTCAAGAGGATCGCCGCCGAGCGGGGCGCATGA